The stretch of DNA GGCTGCTGCTGGACGGCGAACACGCGCCCAACGACCTCAACAGCCTGCTCGGCCAGTTGCAGGCCATCGCGCCCTACCCGGTGCAAGGCATCATTCGCCCGCCGGTGGGCGACACCGCGCTGATCAAGCAACTGCTGGACATCGGCGCCCAGACCCTGCTGATCCCCATGGTCGAAAGCGTCGAGCAGGCCCGGCAGCTGGTACGCGCCATGCGTTATCCGCCCGCGGGCATCCGTGGTGTCGGCAGCGCCCTGGCCCGGGCCTCGCGCTGGAACAGCATCCCCGGTTACCTGGACCAGGCCGATGAGCAGATGTGCCTGCTGCTGCAGATCGAGAACCTCGAAGGCCTGGCCAACCTGGATGCCATCGCCGCCCTTGATGGAGTCGATGGCCTGTTTATCGGCCCGGCCGACCTCTCGGCGTCCATGGGCCATCGCGGCAACCCGGGACATCCCGAGGTGGTCGCGGCGATCGAGGATGCCATCGCGCGCATCCGCAAGGCCGGCAAGGCGGCCGGGATCCTCAGCGCCGACCGGACATTGGCGCAGCGCTATATCGAGCTGGGGGCGAACTTCGTCGCGGTGGGGGTGGACACCACCGTGCTGATGAAGGGTTTGCAGGGGTTGCTGGGGCAGTACAAGGAGGTGGCGACGCCTACCTCAGGTGGCGGGGTCTACTAACCCCTGTAGCCGCTGCCGAGCCCGCGAGGCTGCGAACGGCCGCACAGCGGCCGCAACGGGGCCAACGCGGGTATCCAGACCCAAAGCAATCACAGGTTTTGCGCCTGCTGCGCAGTCGATCGCAGCCTCGCGGGCTCGGCAGCGGCTACAGGTCTGCGCCTTGCAGGAGCGAGGCTTGCCCGCGATGGCCTCAGCCCTGGCGCGCCGCCAGGCGCCAGACCCGGGCGATGTCCGAGGCCCTGTCGCGCAACAGGCGCGGCGCCTCGGCACAGGCCTGCTCCAGGGTCATGGGGCCGCTGGCCAGGGCAAAGGCCGCATCCACCCCGTGCTCATACATCTGCTCGTAGCCCTCGCCCAGGGTCCCGGCGATCACGATCACCGGCACCTGGTGCTGCTTGGCGATGCGCGCCACGCCAAAGGGGGTCTTGCCGCGCAGGGTCTGGGCGTCGAAGCGACCTTC from Pseudomonas chlororaphis subsp. chlororaphis encodes:
- the hpaI gene encoding 4-hydroxy-2-oxoheptanedioate aldolase; protein product: MQLPINHFKQRLRQDAPQIGLWLGLANAYCAELAANAGFDWLLLDGEHAPNDLNSLLGQLQAIAPYPVQGIIRPPVGDTALIKQLLDIGAQTLLIPMVESVEQARQLVRAMRYPPAGIRGVGSALARASRWNSIPGYLDQADEQMCLLLQIENLEGLANLDAIAALDGVDGLFIGPADLSASMGHRGNPGHPEVVAAIEDAIARIRKAGKAAGILSADRTLAQRYIELGANFVAVGVDTTVLMKGLQGLLGQYKEVATPTSGGGVY